A part of Helicobacter fennelliae genomic DNA contains:
- a CDS encoding tRNA (5-methylaminomethyl-2-thiouridine)(34)-methyltransferase MnmD, with protein MNNLIQSADGSITAFNQEFCEHYSSLSDGAKTEKLYKHIIPAATLFANQPQIRILDICFGLGYTAFLSAQIYTHTAQSIHIISLEKNPATLHLAAKIHNLSKEMITKLANGESLFIAPHTSLRIVWGDAKTHIECFEDNTFDIVYQDPFSPNKNKDLWSKEHFRHLYRITKAKSVITTYSTSRQIKENASEAKFLIYKLKSQNLRASSIFTKSPIALENATQISLDNLA; from the coding sequence ATGAATAATCTCATTCAAAGTGCCGATGGCTCTATAACAGCATTTAATCAAGAGTTTTGCGAGCATTACTCAAGCCTAAGCGATGGAGCCAAAACGGAAAAACTCTACAAACATATCATTCCTGCTGCAACACTCTTTGCAAATCAGCCACAAATCCGCATACTTGACATTTGCTTTGGGCTTGGATATACAGCATTTTTGAGCGCGCAAATCTATACTCACACCGCGCAATCTATCCATATCATCTCGCTTGAAAAAAACCCAGCCACTCTACATCTCGCAGCCAAAATCCACAACCTTAGCAAAGAGATGATAACCAAACTTGCAAATGGAGAATCTCTTTTTATCGCACCACATACCAGTTTGCGGATTGTTTGGGGTGATGCAAAAACGCATATAGAATGCTTTGAGGATAATACCTTTGATATTGTCTATCAAGATCCTTTCAGCCCAAACAAAAACAAAGATCTTTGGAGCAAAGAGCATTTTAGGCATTTGTATAGAATCACAAAAGCAAAAAGTGTGATTACAACCTATTCTACAAGCAGGCAGATTAAAGAAAACGCAAGTGAGGCAAAATTTTTAATCTATAAGCTTAAATCCCAGAATCTAAGGGCTTCGAGCATTTTTACAAAATCCCCTATCGCGCTAGAAAATGCCACGCAGATATCTTTGGATAATTTGGCATAA
- a CDS encoding ATP synthase B' chain, translating into MSITIPNPWLMLLVFIVFLVTMFLLNTWLFKPLLGFMDERNTAIQNDLQKINNSDAEIAKINDEIKTIFENAKKEANTILENATNEAQAEYESKMLKKQSESQAKLKTFRLDLQEQKKALETEIVAHLPEFEMALQNKIQQL; encoded by the coding sequence ATGAGCATCACAATCCCAAATCCTTGGCTTATGCTGTTGGTTTTTATTGTATTTTTAGTTACGATGTTTTTACTCAATACTTGGCTTTTTAAGCCTCTTTTAGGCTTTATGGACGAGAGAAATACCGCTATACAAAACGATTTACAAAAAATCAACAATAGTGATGCTGAAATTGCAAAAATCAATGATGAAATTAAAACTATCTTTGAAAACGCAAAAAAAGAAGCAAACACAATCCTTGAAAACGCGACAAATGAGGCGCAAGCAGAATACGAAAGTAAAATGCTTAAAAAACAATCAGAATCTCAAGCAAAACTCAAAACTTTTCGTTTAGATTTGCAAGAGCAGAAAAAAGCACTTGAAACAGAGATTGTAGCACATTTGCCTGAGTTTGAAATGGCACTTCAAAACAAAATCCAGCAACTCTAA
- a CDS encoding ParA family protein: MSEIITVANQKGGVGKTTTAVNLAASLAITEKKVLLIDFDSQSNATANVGFRRTDIDFNIYHVLMGSKKISEVILKTDIPFMDLVPSDIGLVGIEKNFYVNKSGRELILKKKIQEVQDQYDFIIIDSPPALGPLTINALAAAHSVIIPIQCEYFALQGLAQLVSTIRLLKDNKINPNLEIKGLLPTMYSSQNNLSKQVFTDLSQHFDSKLFKKHAQNNNEENPYIIIPRNVKLAESTSFGKPILLYDIKSTGSVAYQDLAQVILQGA, encoded by the coding sequence ATGAGTGAAATAATTACTGTTGCCAACCAAAAGGGCGGAGTCGGCAAAACAACAACAGCAGTTAATCTCGCAGCATCATTGGCTATTACCGAAAAAAAGGTGCTATTAATTGACTTTGACTCGCAGTCAAATGCGACTGCAAATGTAGGATTCCGCAGAACAGATATTGATTTTAATATTTATCATGTTTTGATGGGAAGCAAAAAAATCTCTGAAGTCATCTTGAAAACAGATATACCTTTTATGGATTTAGTGCCTTCGGATATTGGACTCGTTGGCATAGAAAAAAATTTTTATGTCAATAAAAGTGGTAGAGAGCTTATCCTCAAAAAAAAGATCCAAGAAGTGCAAGATCAATATGATTTTATTATCATTGATTCTCCACCAGCATTAGGACCACTCACGATTAACGCTCTTGCTGCGGCGCATTCAGTGATTATTCCTATCCAATGTGAATATTTTGCGCTTCAAGGTTTGGCACAACTTGTAAGCACAATTCGGCTCTTAAAAGATAATAAAATCAACCCTAATCTTGAAATTAAAGGGTTATTACCAACGATGTATTCATCTCAAAATAATCTATCTAAGCAGGTATTTACAGATTTATCACAGCATTTTGACTCAAAATTATTCAAAAAACATGCTCAAAATAATAATGAAGAAAATCCATATATCATTATCCCAAGAAATGTAAAACTTGCAGAATCTACGAGCTTTGGAAAGCCAATTTTGCTCTATGATATAAAATCAACCGGAAGTGTCGCCTATCAGGATTTAGCGCAAGTTATATTGCAAGGAGCATAA
- a CDS encoding ParB/RepB/Spo0J family partition protein — protein sequence MAKKQALGRGLGELLGEVEKAYEKNLNVRSEDVIELSVDIIKPNPYQPRKTFKQESLQELAMSITEHGLLQPILVYEDEGDYFLIAGERRLRASKIAKQSTIKAIIADVPKDKLRELAIIENIQRENLNPIDLAISYKELIDSYHITHDELAKKLKISRTQITNTLRILELSEYTQNLILENKISQGHAKIMVGLSQEEQKILADSIIGQRLSVRETENLVKTIKAPNQKPNKPINKKPQLDLQKLQEVFSDLGIQNTISKDTIIIKPTKEKIDYLIKKLKS from the coding sequence TTGGCAAAAAAACAAGCACTTGGTAGAGGTTTGGGTGAACTTCTTGGTGAAGTGGAAAAAGCATACGAAAAAAATCTAAATGTTCGCTCAGAAGATGTGATTGAACTTAGTGTTGATATTATCAAACCAAACCCCTATCAGCCACGAAAAACATTCAAGCAAGAATCCTTGCAAGAATTAGCCATGTCAATTACGGAGCATGGGCTATTGCAGCCTATCCTTGTATATGAAGATGAGGGTGATTATTTTTTGATAGCTGGCGAAAGAAGGCTTAGAGCAAGCAAAATCGCCAAACAATCAACGATTAAAGCTATCATTGCTGATGTCCCAAAAGATAAACTTCGCGAATTAGCAATCATTGAAAATATACAACGCGAGAATCTTAATCCTATCGATTTAGCCATTTCATACAAAGAGCTTATCGATAGCTATCATATCACACATGATGAGCTTGCCAAAAAGCTTAAAATCTCAAGGACTCAAATCACAAATACATTAAGAATCCTTGAGCTTTCTGAATACACACAGAATCTTATTTTGGAAAATAAAATCTCTCAAGGGCATGCAAAGATTATGGTCGGTCTCTCGCAAGAAGAGCAAAAAATACTTGCTGATTCTATCATCGGACAAAGGCTCTCTGTAAGAGAAACCGAGAATCTTGTCAAAACAATCAAAGCACCAAATCAAAAACCAAATAAACCAATAAACAAAAAGCCTCAGCTTGATTTGCAAAAATTACAAGAAGTATTCAGCGATCTTGGCATTCAAAACACAATCTCTAAGGATACAATTATCATAAAACCCACAAAAGAAAAAATTGATTACTTAATTAAAAAATTAAAATCTTGA
- the gatA gene encoding Asp-tRNA(Asn)/Glu-tRNA(Gln) amidotransferase subunit GatA — protein sequence MVTLKEALLLPKQEQNALKAIIQNKAQQNIELNAYIDFSDDKYEGVPILIKDNINVKDWQITCASKILQGYIAPYNANVIERLRANGMSAFGRANMDEFAMGSTTESSCYGRTKNPKNSACVPGGSSGGSAAAVAGGLAIAALGSDTGGSIRQPAGYCGCVGLKPTYGRVSRYGLIAYSSSLDQIGPITQNVEDCAILFDMISGADKKDSTCANLKPSETFKKLDRERGFKIGVLRDFLKDASPTIAKAYEDTIKILEANGHEIIPKKMIDTSFHISTYYILCTAEASSNLARFDGIRFGHRIEGKNLKDVYINTRTNGFGNEVKNRILLGSFVLSSGYYDAYYLKAQKMRALIKQQYEEIFSDVDLILCPVAPNVAPKFRSSQSPLEMYLSDIYTIGANLAGLPAICLPVGESKEGLPIGMQLIGRAFEEQNILDAAFGLEYQLQ from the coding sequence ATGGTTACACTCAAAGAAGCCTTATTGCTACCCAAACAAGAGCAAAACGCCCTGAAAGCCATTATCCAAAACAAAGCACAACAAAATATCGAACTCAATGCGTATATTGATTTTTCTGATGATAAATACGAAGGTGTGCCAATTCTCATCAAAGACAATATCAATGTCAAAGACTGGCAAATCACTTGTGCTAGCAAAATCCTACAAGGCTATATCGCCCCATATAATGCAAACGTGATTGAGCGATTGCGCGCAAATGGAATGAGCGCGTTTGGGCGAGCAAATATGGACGAATTTGCAATGGGAAGCACCACAGAATCTAGCTGCTATGGGCGGACAAAAAACCCAAAAAACTCCGCTTGTGTGCCGGGAGGAAGCTCTGGAGGAAGTGCGGCAGCTGTGGCAGGTGGATTAGCCATAGCTGCTCTTGGAAGCGATACGGGAGGTTCGATTAGACAGCCTGCTGGATATTGTGGTTGTGTCGGATTAAAGCCAACTTATGGGCGCGTGAGTAGATATGGACTCATCGCATATAGCTCAAGCCTTGATCAAATAGGACCAATCACCCAAAATGTCGAGGATTGCGCGATATTATTTGATATGATAAGTGGAGCTGACAAAAAAGATTCTACTTGTGCTAATCTCAAGCCTAGCGAAACATTTAAAAAACTCGATAGAGAGCGAGGGTTTAAAATCGGTGTATTGCGGGATTTCTTAAAAGATGCAAGCCCGACTATTGCCAAAGCATACGAAGATACGATTAAGATTCTGGAAGCAAACGGGCATGAGATTATTCCCAAAAAAATGATTGATACAAGTTTTCATATTTCTACATATTATATTTTATGCACGGCTGAAGCAAGCTCAAATCTCGCACGCTTTGATGGAATCCGCTTTGGGCATAGGATTGAAGGCAAGAACCTTAAAGATGTCTATATCAACACGCGGACAAATGGATTTGGCAATGAAGTCAAAAACAGAATCTTATTAGGAAGTTTTGTGCTAAGTAGCGGGTATTATGATGCGTATTATCTCAAAGCCCAAAAAATGCGCGCTCTTATCAAGCAACAATATGAGGAGATTTTTAGCGATGTCGATCTCATACTCTGCCCTGTGGCACCAAATGTCGCCCCAAAATTTCGATCAAGCCAAAGCCCGCTTGAGATGTATCTTAGCGATATTTATACAATCGGCGCAAATCTCGCTGGACTGCCTGCTATATGCCTGCCTGTCGGAGAATCTAAAGAGGGCTTACCTATAGGAATGCAGCTTATTGGTCGGGCATTTGAAGAGCAAAATATATTAGACGCAGCATTTGGCTTAGAGTATCAATTACAATAA
- a CDS encoding biotin--[acetyl-CoA-carboxylase] ligase: MNIEWRIEWLDEIDSTQKELERRIKHAHAKSCVQSQPKSQIQLHTKAQFIANPQNLEAQNICLVANKQTNGIGSRHNNWESPEDALMFSFIYGAIPKDIPIQSLAIFFGYILKQTLNALGSKVWLKYPNDLYIENQKIGGIMVSIVKQTIICGIGLNLKDKKFKSLDICIDKKEFLEKYFQDLQNAPNWKQIFRNYKLEFYKNFSFSFHNHHHGSKESEIISLKDAILLDDGSIEVNGRIIYNLRLME; encoded by the coding sequence ATGAATATTGAATGGAGGATTGAATGGCTTGATGAGATAGATTCTACACAAAAAGAGCTTGAGCGCAGAATCAAGCACGCACACGCAAAATCTTGCGTACAATCACAGCCCAAATCACAAATCCAACTGCACACCAAAGCCCAATTTATAGCAAATCCGCAGAATCTAGAGGCGCAAAACATCTGTCTTGTCGCAAATAAACAAACAAATGGTATCGGCTCTCGGCATAATAATTGGGAATCTCCAGAAGATGCGCTTATGTTTTCTTTTATTTATGGCGCGATTCCAAAGGATATTCCGATACAGAGTTTGGCGATTTTTTTTGGCTATATCCTCAAGCAAACACTCAATGCGCTTGGCTCTAAGGTATGGCTCAAATATCCAAACGATCTATATATTGAAAATCAAAAAATCGGCGGCATTATGGTTAGCATTGTCAAACAAACGATTATCTGCGGAATTGGCTTAAATCTCAAAGACAAAAAATTTAAAAGTCTTGATATTTGCATTGATAAAAAAGAGTTTTTAGAAAAATATTTTCAAGATTTACAAAATGCTCCAAATTGGAAGCAAATTTTCAGAAACTATAAGCTAGAATTCTATAAAAATTTTTCTTTTTCATTTCACAACCATCATCATGGAAGCAAAGAAAGCGAAATAATCTCTCTCAAAGACGCTATTTTGCTTGATGATGGCTCAATAGAAGTGAATGGAAGAATTATTTATAATTTAAGGTTGATGGAGTAA
- a CDS encoding sulfite exporter TauE/SafE family protein, with protein MIELVFVFLSALPLSLGHCIGMCGGIVIAYSSIKQAPKNMLVAHCCYNLGRLFSYLLIGIVFGLLGKGIAFIPFIREIFSIIIGVLLIVYACCLVFFPKILRFFEPNITHFGFVSKIFSSLLLSSSLWSYVFIGVLNGFLPCGLVYFFALSALNAQSISPNVLIASTAIMASFWFVTFLVMLGVGIFGSTLIKNHRKTFLLLGFVCMISFGIWNIYQGLHTFIL; from the coding sequence ATGATTGAGCTTGTTTTTGTATTTTTGAGCGCACTTCCTTTGTCTTTGGGGCATTGCATAGGTATGTGCGGGGGCATTGTGATTGCGTATTCTAGCATCAAGCAAGCCCCCAAAAATATGCTTGTAGCACATTGTTGTTATAATCTCGGACGGCTTTTTAGCTACCTTTTGATAGGCATTGTCTTTGGGCTACTTGGCAAGGGGATTGCTTTTATTCCATTTATCCGCGAGATATTTTCGATTATCATCGGAGTGTTGCTGATTGTGTATGCGTGCTGCTTGGTGTTTTTTCCAAAGATTCTGCGATTTTTTGAGCCAAACATCACGCACTTTGGCTTTGTCTCTAAGATTTTTTCATCTTTGTTGCTTTCATCATCGCTATGGAGTTATGTTTTTATCGGCGTGTTAAATGGCTTTTTGCCTTGCGGGCTTGTGTATTTTTTTGCCCTCTCTGCGCTTAATGCCCAATCCATAAGCCCAAATGTCCTCATCGCAAGCACCGCGATAATGGCTAGCTTTTGGTTTGTTACTTTTTTGGTAATGCTAGGGGTTGGGATTTTTGGCAGCACACTTATCAAAAACCACAGAAAAACATTCCTACTCCTAGGATTTGTGTGCATGATAAGCTTTGGCATTTGGAATATATACCAAGGACTTCATACTTTTATTTTGTGA
- a CDS encoding F0F1 ATP synthase subunit delta, giving the protein MEEIIAKKYANALIKTYPQNILKNIFASLCDISNALSIQKCQEIVHSPYITKQAKTDFILSLLKHKESEIFIKILSQNNRIEIIPFITKALKKHFMDTEKKYEAILYVAQELDSATISTMTNNLSKKLNVDIAIKQCLTKIDGIKLIVQDLGIEISFAKERFFENLKSHILKAI; this is encoded by the coding sequence ATGGAAGAGATTATCGCCAAAAAATACGCTAACGCGCTGATTAAAACTTATCCTCAAAATATCCTCAAAAATATTTTTGCATCGCTGTGTGATATTTCAAATGCGCTAAGCATCCAAAAATGTCAAGAGATCGTCCATTCTCCATACATCACAAAGCAAGCTAAAACAGATTTTATTCTTTCATTACTCAAACACAAAGAATCCGAAATTTTTATAAAAATACTTTCACAAAACAATCGCATAGAAATTATTCCATTTATCACCAAAGCCTTAAAAAAGCATTTTATGGATACAGAAAAAAAATACGAAGCTATTTTGTATGTGGCTCAAGAGTTAGATTCCGCTACAATCTCTACAATGACAAACAACCTCTCTAAAAAACTTAATGTCGATATTGCGATCAAACAATGTCTGACCAAAATAGATGGCATTAAGTTGATTGTTCAGGATTTGGGCATTGAAATCTCTTTTGCCAAAGAGAGGTTTTTTGAGAATCTAAAAAGCCATATTCTAAAAGCTATTTAA
- a CDS encoding c-type cytochrome, with the protein MKKILLVALVVALGSVSCSLLLNAAAPADIIKTKCQACHGANMEKQALGKSKIANAMTPEDIKKDLLGYKAGTLNHFGLGATMWGQAKALSDQEIDELSKYIPTLKK; encoded by the coding sequence ATGAAAAAAATACTTTTAGTCGCACTCGTAGTCGCACTCGGTTCAGTTAGTTGCTCTCTTTTACTTAATGCAGCAGCACCTGCTGATATTATCAAAACGAAATGCCAAGCTTGCCATGGTGCAAATATGGAAAAACAAGCCCTTGGCAAAAGCAAAATCGCAAACGCTATGACTCCTGAAGACATCAAAAAAGATTTGTTAGGCTATAAAGCAGGAACGCTTAATCACTTTGGTTTGGGAGCGACAATGTGGGGACAAGCAAAAGCATTGAGCGATCAAGAAATCGATGAGCTTTCAAAATACATTCCTACACTCAAAAAATAA
- the fmt gene encoding methionyl-tRNA formyltransferase → MKLIFMGTPLFACYVFDELILHHEILAVFTQPDKPVGRKNIITPPPIKQKALQHHIKIYQPTMLGKDEIEAIASLKPDMIVVVAYGKILPESILKIAPCVNVHASILPKYRGASPIQQMLLSDDKEFGVTIIRMDKGLDSGDILMTKTITRDSVENMGLESLSQKLSLLGASALLEVLEHYQDITPIPQDSTQATYCKKITKSDGLIDFDDAKEIFKKSLAYENWPGIYIKSGIKLFHLTLCKYTGTHIAGEILQTTPHVIIGCKKGSLIIESIQAPSKQKILAADFLRGRGLKVGDILQ, encoded by the coding sequence ATGAAACTTATCTTTATGGGCACACCTCTTTTTGCGTGTTATGTGTTTGATGAGCTCATTTTACATCATGAGATTTTGGCTGTTTTTACGCAGCCTGACAAACCTGTGGGGCGCAAAAACATCATCACCCCGCCACCAATAAAGCAAAAAGCATTGCAACATCATATCAAAATCTATCAACCTACAATGCTTGGAAAAGACGAGATAGAGGCTATTGCGAGCCTTAAGCCCGATATGATTGTGGTTGTGGCGTATGGAAAGATTTTGCCAGAATCTATCCTCAAAATCGCGCCCTGTGTGAATGTGCATGCCTCGATTCTGCCAAAATATCGCGGGGCAAGCCCGATACAGCAAATGCTTTTAAGCGATGATAAAGAGTTTGGGGTAACGATTATACGCATGGATAAAGGGCTTGATAGTGGCGATATACTCATGACAAAAACAATTACTCGCGATAGTGTGGAAAATATGGGGCTAGAATCCTTAAGCCAAAAGCTTTCACTTTTGGGTGCGAGCGCACTTTTAGAGGTGCTAGAGCATTATCAAGACATCACGCCCATACCGCAAGACTCCACGCAAGCTACATACTGCAAAAAAATCACAAAAAGCGATGGGTTGATAGACTTTGATGATGCGAAAGAGATTTTCAAAAAATCCCTAGCGTATGAGAACTGGCCCGGAATCTACATTAAAAGTGGTATAAAATTATTTCATCTTACATTATGCAAATATACAGGCACGCACATTGCTGGTGAGATTTTGCAAACTACGCCACATGTCATTATCGGCTGCAAAAAAGGAAGCCTTATCATAGAATCTATCCAAGCCCCAAGCAAACAAAAGATTCTAGCTGCGGATTTTTTGCGAGGTAGAGGACTTAAAGTCGGAGATATTTTACAATGA
- the guaB gene encoding IMP dehydrogenase → MKIIKKALTFEDILLIPAYSEVLPKEIDTSSKLTKNITLNIPFVSAAMDTVTEYRTAIAMARYGGIGIIHKNMPTELQVEQIKKVKKSESGVIQDPIFIQANRSLADAKIITDNYKISGVPVVDDYGVLIGILTNRDMRFENDLSRKIGDVMTKMPLVTASVGVSLEEAQQIMHKHRIEKLPLVDNNNILKGLITIKDIQKRIEYPNANKDSMGRLRVGGAIGVGQLDRAQSLINAGVDVIVLDSAHGHSKNIISTLEAIKNTMNIDVIVGNVVTSQAATDLIKAGADAIKVGIGPGSICTTRIVAGVGMPQITAIEDCAKVASKLGIPVIADGGIKYSGDVAKALAIGASSVMIGSLLAGTEESPGDLVLYQGRQYKSYRGMGSIGAMTKGSADRYFQEGTAQDKLVPEGIEGRVPYRGKIGDVLHQLVGGLRSSMGYIGASNIQNLWEKAQFVEITAAGLRESHVHDVDITKEAPNYHG, encoded by the coding sequence ATGAAAATCATCAAAAAAGCACTCACCTTTGAAGATATTTTACTTATTCCCGCCTACTCTGAAGTGTTACCAAAAGAGATTGATACCTCTTCTAAGCTTACCAAAAATATCACCCTCAATATTCCATTTGTATCCGCAGCTATGGATACCGTTACAGAATACCGAACTGCCATTGCTATGGCAAGATATGGCGGGATTGGCATTATCCACAAAAATATGCCAACAGAATTGCAGGTTGAGCAAATCAAAAAAGTCAAAAAAAGCGAGAGTGGCGTTATCCAAGATCCGATTTTTATCCAAGCTAATCGCTCACTTGCTGATGCAAAAATCATCACTGATAATTACAAAATCTCGGGCGTGCCTGTGGTCGATGATTATGGTGTGCTTATTGGAATCTTGACAAATCGAGATATGCGCTTTGAGAATGATTTGAGTCGCAAAATCGGCGATGTGATGACAAAAATGCCGCTTGTTACAGCAAGCGTGGGCGTGAGTCTTGAAGAAGCACAGCAAATCATGCATAAACACAGAATCGAAAAACTGCCACTTGTCGATAACAATAATATCCTCAAAGGTCTTATCACAATAAAAGACATTCAAAAACGAATCGAATATCCAAACGCAAATAAAGATTCTATGGGAAGATTGCGCGTGGGAGGGGCTATTGGCGTAGGTCAGCTTGATAGAGCGCAATCACTCATCAATGCGGGAGTTGATGTGATCGTGCTAGATTCTGCTCACGGACATTCTAAAAATATCATCTCCACGCTTGAAGCGATCAAAAACACGATGAATATCGATGTGATTGTCGGAAATGTCGTAACAAGCCAAGCTGCCACAGATTTAATCAAAGCAGGTGCAGACGCGATAAAGGTTGGAATCGGTCCGGGCAGTATATGCACCACTCGTATCGTAGCAGGGGTTGGAATGCCCCAAATCACTGCGATTGAGGATTGTGCCAAAGTCGCAAGCAAGCTTGGCATACCTGTGATCGCTGATGGCGGGATAAAATATTCCGGAGATGTCGCTAAAGCCTTAGCCATAGGTGCTTCAAGCGTGATGATAGGTAGCCTTCTAGCAGGCACTGAAGAGAGCCCGGGTGATTTGGTGCTATATCAAGGCAGACAATACAAAAGCTATCGCGGAATGGGAAGCATAGGCGCAATGACAAAAGGAAGTGCCGATCGGTATTTTCAAGAAGGCACTGCTCAAGATAAGCTTGTTCCAGAAGGAATTGAGGGGCGCGTGCCTTATCGAGGTAAAATCGGCGATGTGCTACATCAGCTTGTAGGCGGGCTTAGAAGCTCTATGGGCTATATAGGAGCAAGTAATATCCAGAATCTATGGGAAAAAGCACAGTTTGTCGAAATAACTGCCGCGGGATTGCGAGAATCTCATGTCCATGATGTTGATATTACAAAAGAAGCCCCAAATTATCATGGCTAG
- a CDS encoding F0F1 ATP synthase subunit B, with protein sequence MKYIILLFGFCGFLFASNTDISQTDFIERVINFVIFVAILWYFLADRLKQLLQNRKDGIINKLNEIQEKIKLANQAKIQANNHLEEAKKKAVEIVSDAKKEALLIKQKYDEQYKIDTENLFKHTESLMRFEQKKAENEAVENVLNRLFQSDVAQHLSNNEYIKIINKKVS encoded by the coding sequence ATGAAATATATCATTTTATTATTTGGATTCTGTGGTTTTTTGTTTGCCTCAAACACTGATATTTCTCAAACTGACTTTATCGAGCGAGTGATTAATTTTGTCATTTTTGTCGCTATTTTGTGGTATTTTTTAGCCGATAGACTCAAACAATTATTACAAAATAGAAAAGATGGAATCATTAACAAACTCAATGAAATCCAAGAAAAAATCAAGCTTGCCAATCAAGCAAAAATTCAAGCAAATAATCACCTTGAAGAAGCAAAAAAGAAAGCCGTAGAAATCGTTTCTGACGCCAAAAAAGAAGCTTTGCTTATCAAACAAAAATATGATGAACAATACAAAATAGATACAGAGAATCTATTTAAACACACAGAATCTCTTATGCGTTTTGAGCAAAAAAAAGCAGAAAATGAAGCGGTTGAAAATGTGTTAAATCGGCTCTTTCAAAGCGATGTCGCTCAACATCTAAGCAATAATGAGTATATTAAAATCATTAACAAAAAGGTTTCATAA